One segment of Streptomyces sp. NBC_01463 DNA contains the following:
- a CDS encoding Lrp/AsnC family transcriptional regulator, with amino-acid sequence MASRSADSRTGNGSSPAVDAVSLAIIEQLQEDGRRPYAAIGKAVGLSEAAVRQRVQKLLDQGVMQIVAVTDPLTVGFRRQAMVGINVEGDLDPVAEALSAMAECEYVVMTAGSFDLMVEIVCEDDDHLLETINKRIRAIPGVRSTESFVYLKLKKQTYMWGTR; translated from the coding sequence GTGGCCAGTCGCAGCGCAGACTCCAGGACCGGGAACGGATCGTCCCCAGCGGTCGATGCCGTGTCCCTCGCAATCATCGAGCAGCTCCAGGAGGACGGGCGCCGTCCGTACGCCGCGATCGGCAAGGCCGTGGGCCTCTCCGAGGCGGCCGTGCGCCAGCGCGTACAGAAGCTGCTCGACCAGGGCGTGATGCAGATCGTCGCCGTCACGGACCCGCTCACCGTGGGGTTCCGGCGGCAGGCGATGGTCGGGATCAACGTCGAGGGCGACCTCGACCCCGTCGCGGAAGCCCTGTCGGCCATGGCCGAATGCGAGTACGTGGTGATGACCGCGGGCTCCTTCGACCTGATGGTGGAGATCGTCTGCGAGGACGACGACCACCTGCTGGAGACGATCAACAAACGCATCCGGGCCATTCCCGGTGTGCGCTCCACCGAGAGCTTCGTCTACCTCAAGCTCAAGAAGCAGACCTATATGTGGGGAACCCGATAG